The Morganella morganii sequence GATAAAGAAAAGGCCGGTTGTGGTAACACAACCGGCCTTTTTTATCAGTGCAGCCAGCCTTTCTGCTTCGCGGTATCCAGTTCGGCGCGTAACCACGCCCAGAATGCCGGATGCACATCCGCAATAAATTTCGTGCGGTCAATTACCTGTTCCAGTGAAATATTGTTTTCCACCCAGCTCTGACCATTGTTGTGCAGATTCATCAGCACCGGCATCACGCGGTCGATCATATTGGCGATACGGGCTTCGCAGGTCTCTGCGGCGTCATACTCATTCCACAGCGCCTGAAACTCATCCGCCTGCGGCTGCGGCAGCAGGCCGAAAATCCGTTTTGCGGCAGCCACTTCTTTTTCCGCAATCGCTTCGCGGGCGGCCAGATCAAAGACCAGCACGTCCCCGGCGTCAATTTCCACCACATCATGCAGCAGTGCCATTTTCAGGATCCGCAGCATATCCGCATCCTCAACATACGGCGCAAAAGCCATTGCTGTCATGGCAAAATGCCAGCTGTGTTCAGCGGAGTTTTCCTGACGTTCATTGTTCAGCAGGCGGGTTTTGCGGTAAACGCTTTTGAGCTTATCCAGCTCCATAACAAAGGTGATTAACTGAGAAAAAGGAATGACTTCCTGTGCGGGAACAGCTGATGACATAACAACCTCAATACGGATTTATACGGAATACCCCCGGGCGCAGAGACAGGGTATCTCTGCGCCCGGGTATGACGGGAAATCAGGCTTCTTCAGTAAAGGAGTACGGCAGCGGGAAAAGGCTCAGGCGGCTTTCTTCATCTTCACGGATACGGAAGACAGCATCTTCCTCCGTATCATTATTCATCACAATCTGCACCAGAACGCGGTCATCGCTCAGGCGGACAGCCGCGAGAATGGTACCGGTGCGGCGCCAGTTTTCACCCAGCTGACGCTCAGCATCATCACCGGCGACCGGCACATGGCGGCTGTGACCAATCAGTGTGAACATGGCGCGTTTGTTGGCACCGCGGAATTTGGCGCGGGCGACCATTTCCTGGCCGGTATAACAGCCTTTCTTAAAGCAGATACCCCGGGGAAGGGATTGCAGATTTGTTGCCTGCGGCAGAAATTCACCGACGGTTGCCGCATCAATTACGGCGTAACCAGCTTCAATATCCAGTGCGGTCCACTGAGTGTCAGACGCGTCCGGCAGAGACAGGGCATCAGATAAAGCACCGGCCTGTTCAGCGGTTTGGATCAGAATAAAACGCCCCTGCGGCAGCGGCAGATACAGCAGCGTGGTGTCATCGCTGCTGACAACCTGAGTGTCCGCATCCGGAACTGTGCTGAAATGTGCCTGTAAGACTTCTGCCGCACCGTGACCGGCGATCCCGGTCAGGACAGCACTATCATCAGCGGCAATCGTCACTTTGGAAAATACCGCGTATTTTTTCAGTTCCGCGAGCTGGGTATCCAGCGCACTGCGGCGGATAAGGTAGGCGTAACCGTCTTTATAATGAAACAGACGCAGATCACTCCACATCTTCCCTTTGGCATCACAATGGGCACACAGCACATGCTGATCATCAGCCATAGCGTCGATATCAGCGGTGACCTGTCCCTGAAGATACTTCTGACTATCCGGGCCGGTGATGGTCACCAGCGCCAGATCGCTGAGGGAAATGCGTGTCAGGGGGAGAGAATCACTCAGTTGCGGGAGTAATGTATTTGTTTCTGTGTTCATGATGTTTTACCTGTCCGGAGAGCTGTGCAATGTATGGTAAAAGAGATAACAGACATTGCAAGAGAATATTATTGACCCTTTGTGTGATGCGGTACGTGCGGAGTGACAATGAAACCGGCAGTTGCGGATTTCATTTATTTTTCCGCCTGAGACGCATTTTTCTCCGGCATGTGCGGCAGACGATTTTCTTTATTGTCAGGGCTTGGTAGGCTACGCTGGTATCATCAGTTATGTTTACCGGTCTGATAAACCGCTTCTTATAAAAAGGATATACCGGTGTTAGATATTGAAAATAAAGCCCGCATCCACTGGGCCTGCCGTCGCGGCATGCGGGAGCTGGATATTGCGATTATGCCGTTTTTTCAGCATGAATATGACACGCTGACCGATGCTCAGAAACAGGATTTTGTGCAGTTGCTGAACTGCCCGGACCCGGATCTGTTTAACTGGCTGATGAATAAAGGCCGTCCGGATGATGAGGCGCTGTATCAGATAATCCGGCTGATTCAGGAACGTAATCAGGCACGGATGGCAGCACAGAACGCAGCGTATTATCCGGACTGAGCGGCAGAAAAAGTCATAACCGGTCACAGTTATTTCATAGGAAACCGGGAAGGAATGCCGTATATTTTCCGGCTGACGGACGCGGGATAACCGGGTTCTCAGCCGGACAGCGGGTGCTGTCATTATGTCAGGATACAGAGGGGGCAGACCGGTGGTTTTATGGAAATCAGTATTACGTGTCTCATTTAATACTCAGGTCTTCTCAACACTGATTTACGGTGTGCTGGCGCTGAGTGTATTATTTGCGCCCTGGCCCGGCAGAACCTCATTTATCTGGCTGCCGCTGACATTGCTGCTGATCGCAGGCTGGGGGCGGACACAGTATAAAATCAGCAAACGCGCCGGTCCCGCCAGTCTGCAGAATCAAAACCGGATTTTATGGCGTAAAAGCGAGTGGGAAATCACTAAACCGCCATATATTACCCGGCTGGGTATCCGTCTGCATCTGCGCTCACTGACCTCCGGGCGGCAGAAATACCTGTGGATAGCCTCTGACAGTGTCCCGAAAGAGGCATGGAGCAGCCTTAATCAGCTGCTTTTACAGTACCCGGATATCTGATCGGCCTACAGCAGTTCCTGAACTTCCTCAAGTACCTGCATACACCATGTGGCGATGCGCTCTTCGCTTTCGTCATACTGATTGACATCATCAAGTGCCAGGCCGACAAAGTGTTTGCCGTCCGGGGTCAGGGCTTTCGGGCTGGTGAAGGTATAACCGTCCACCGGCCAGTAACCGGCAAATTTTACCCCGGATGATTGCAGCTGCTGATGCAGATAGCCCAGTGCGTCCAGGAACCAGTCGCTGTAATCCACCTGATCACCCATGCCGTACATAGCGACAATTTTTCCCGATAAATCAAGCTGCGGCAGTTGCTCCCACACCGCCAGCCAGTCTTCCTGGATTTCACCGAAATCCCAGGTCGGAATGCCGAGGATCAGCACCGGGTAGCTTTCCATCAGTTGCAGATCTGTCTCTTTCACATCATGGAGTTCAACGAGATCATCACCTAAAATATCACGGATTTTTTCAGCTGCCATTTCGGTATAGCAGGTGCTGGAACCATAAAAAAGACCAATTTTCATCTGTTTATTCTGCTGTGTATCGGGTAAAAAATGAAAGCCCGCCGCCTCTGTGCGCTGCTTTCATCACAGGATTACGGTATTGTAACAGAAGATAAGTTAATTCTGACACGGGAATTCAAACGGGAGGTCAGCGGTGAAGGACGCCGTACAACACAGCGAAAGTGATGCACTGACAGAGCAGTTTCTTGATACTATCTGGCTGGAACAGAATTTATCGGAAAACACTCTGGCATCCTATCGCCTGGATTTACAGGCACTGGCGGACTGGCTGGCGCCGCAGGATCTGGACTGGTTATCGCTGACCACCCTTGATTTGCAGGCTTTTCTGGCCGGCCGGCTGGATCGCGGTTACAAAGCTACCAGTTCGGCGCGGATGCTCAGCTCGCTGCGCCGGTTTTTCCAGTATTGCTACCGTGAAAAACTGCGGACGGATGACCCGACTATTCAGCTGGCGGCACCCAAACTGCCCGCCCGGCTGCCGAAAGATTTGAGCGAAAGCCAGGTGGATGACCTGCTTGCGGCTCCGGATGTTACCGATCCGCTTGAACTGCGCGATAAAGCCATGCTGGAAGTGCTTTATGCCTGCGGACTGCGCGTGACAGAGCTGGTGTCACTGTCGCTGCCGGATGTCAGTCTGCGCCAGGGCGTGATCCGTGTGATCGGTAAAGGTAATAAAGAGCGTCTGGTGCCGATGGGGGAAGAAGCGGTGTACTGGCTGGAGGTTTATCTGGCACAGGCCAGACCGTCACTGCTGAACGGACAGGCTACGGACGTGCTGTTCCCGAGCAAACTCGGGCGGCAGATGACGCGGCAGACATTCTGGCACCGCATCAAACACTATGCGGTCGTAGCCGGGATTGCGACTGAAAAACTCTCGCCCCATGTGCTGCGCCATGCCTTTGCCACGCATCTGCTCAATCACGGGGCGGATCTGCGGGTGGTGCAGATGCTGCTGGGGCACAGTGATTTATCCACCACACAAATTTATACCCATGTCGCGACGGAGCGGTTACGCACGCTGCACCAGCAGCACCATCCGCGCGGCTGATAAGGAAACAGTATGCTGAAAATTGTATCATCCGCACTGGCGCTTCTGCTTGTGTTCAGTCACGGCGCGGTTGCCGGGGAAAGCGAAATCAAAGCGGCACTGGGCAAAATGGATATGACCGCCACCATGATCCGCCCGTCACCGGTGCCGGGTGTCTCGGCGGTAGCCACCCCGCAGGGTGTTTTTTATATCAGCGATGACGGCCGTTATCTGCTGCAGGGGCCGATGTTTGATATGAGCGGCAAAACCCCGAAAAATATCACCAATAATGTGCTGCTGGATGAGCTGAACAGCCTGGAAAATGAGATGATCATTTATAAATCTCAGCGCGGCAGCCACGTTATTACTGTCTTTACGGATATCACCTGTCCGTACTGCCTGAAGTTACATAATGAAAATAAGGCGCTGAATGATAAAGGCATTACGGTCCGTTATCTGGCGTTTCCGCGCAAAGGGCCGGATTCAGCTGTCGGCCGGGAAATGCAGTCAGTCTGGTGTAACGGGTTCAAAACCAAAGCGCTGGATAACGTGTTCCGTAATGAACCTATCCCGCAGATAGACAGCTGTAACATTGATATCAGTAAACACTATAATCTCGGCCTGAAATTCGGCATCACCGGCACTCCGGCGATTGTCCTTGAGGACGGAACGCTGATTGCCGGTTACCTGTCAGCGGATAAAATTGCTGAATTAGTAAATAAATAATTAATAGTATAATCAGGTTGTTATGATAAAAACAGAACTCCGCCGCCGTGATGCGGGGGATTATACAGCACTGCTTTCTCCCGATCGCCCCGAACTGTTATGCCGTCTGTATGCTGCCAGAGGAATTACCTCTGCCGAGCAACTGGAGCGCGGTGCACGCGGGCTGCTTAATTACGGTCAGCTTAATGGCATTGACCAGGCCGTTGTACTGCTGAAAGAAGCACTGCACCAGAATCAGCGGATTGTGATTGTCGGCGATTTTGATGCTGACGGCGCGACCAGTACGGCATTGTCGGTCCGTGCACTGCGCCGGATGGGATTCCGGCAGGTGGATTTTCTTGTCCCCAACCGTTTTGAGGACGGCTACGGGCTCAGCGCACAGGTGACAGAGCAGGCCCGCCGCAAAGGGGCGGAGCTGATTATGACAGTGGATAACGGTATTTCCTCTCATGACGGCGTGGCCGCTGCTCATGCTGCCGGGATCCGCGTGATTGTGACTGACCACCATCTGCCGGGAGAGATTCTGCCGCCGGCGGAAGCGATTATTAACCCGAACCTGGCAGACTGCGGATTTCTCTCCAAATCCCTCGCCGGTGTCGGCGTAACCTTTTATCTGATGTCCGCGCTGCGGGCATCACTGCGGGCGGACGACTGGTTCGCACAACAGAATATTGCCGAGCCGAACCTGGCTGAACTGCTTGACCTGGTCGCACTGGGCACAGTGGCAGATGTGGTGCCGCTTGATCAGAACAACCGTATCCTTGTGCATCAGGGGCTGAACCGCATCCGTGCCGGACGCTGCTGTGCCGGGATCACCGCGCTGCTGGAGATCTCCAAACGGCAGGCTCCCGCACTGGTGGCGAGTGACCTGGGTTTTGCGCTCGGGCCGCGTCTGAATGCGGCGGGCAGACTGGATGATATGTCAGTCGGTGTTGAACTGCTGCTGACGGATGATATGGCGAAAGCACGCATGCTGGCACATGAACTGGACGGCCTGAATCAGACCCGGCGCGAAATCGAGCAGGGGATGCAGCAGGAAGCCCTGACATTGTTCAGCAAAATTGAGCACAGCACTACGGAAATGCCGTCAGGAATAGCTCTGTATCACCCTGAGTGGCATCAGGGCGTGGTCGGTATTCTCGCCTCGCGTATCAAAGAACGTTATCACCGTCCGGTGATTGCCTTTGCGCCGTGCGGTGATGGTCTGCTGAAAGGCTCCGGGCGCTCGGTAAGCGGCCTGCATCTGCGGGATGTGCTCGAGCGGCTTGATACGCTCAATCCGGGAATGATGGCCGCATTCGGCGGCCATGCGATGGCGGCCGGGCTTTCTCTGCCGGAATCGTATTTCCCTGATTTTCAGCATAAATTTGCCGCGCTGGTGGATGATATGATTGACCCCGGCTTGCTGCACGGGGTTATCTGGAGCGACGGCGTGCTGTCACCGCAGGATATGACACTGGAAACCGCTGGTTTGCTGCGTGAAGGCGGGCCGTGGGGGCAGGGGTTCCCGGAGCCGTTGTTTGACGGCACATTCCGGCTGCTGCAACAGCGCATCGTCGGCGAAAAACATCTGAAAGTGATGATTGAACCGGAAGGCGGCGGTCCGCTGCTCGACGGAATCGCCTTTAATGTGGATGTAAATTACTGGCCGGACAACAGTGTGCAGCGGGTTCGTCTCGCGTATAAACTGGATGTGAATGAGTTCCGCGGACAGCGCAGTGTGCAGTTACTGATAGAACATATCTGGCCGGATTAATTTTAGTCCGAAAGGGGTTTGCGGTGCTGTCATGATGAGCGGATTTTCGCTACAATGTGCAGTTCTCACATTATTACCTGACAATCAACAAAAGATAAAAAGACATGTTTGAAATTAACCCGGTAAAAAATCAGATCCAGGATTTGACTGAGCGTACTTCGGTGCTTCGGGGGTATCTTTGACTACGATGCCAAGAAAGAGCGCTTAGAAGAAGTTAACGCCGAGCTGGAACAGCCTGACGTCTGGAACGAACCTGAACGTGCCCAGGCACTCGGTAAGGAACGCGCCTCTCTGGAAGCCATCGTGGAAACCATTGATGACCTTGACCAGGGGCTTGAGGATGTCAGCGGTCTGCTGGAACTCGCCGTCGAAGCGGATGACGAAGAGACCTT is a genomic window containing:
- a CDS encoding HD domain-containing protein, coding for MSSAVPAQEVIPFSQLITFVMELDKLKSVYRKTRLLNNERQENSAEHSWHFAMTAMAFAPYVEDADMLRILKMALLHDVVEIDAGDVLVFDLAAREAIAEKEVAAAKRIFGLLPQPQADEFQALWNEYDAAETCEARIANMIDRVMPVLMNLHNNGQSWVENNISLEQVIDRTKFIADVHPAFWAWLRAELDTAKQKGWLH
- the ygfZ gene encoding tRNA-modifying protein YgfZ, whose product is MNTETNTLLPQLSDSLPLTRISLSDLALVTITGPDSQKYLQGQVTADIDAMADDQHVLCAHCDAKGKMWSDLRLFHYKDGYAYLIRRSALDTQLAELKKYAVFSKVTIAADDSAVLTGIAGHGAAEVLQAHFSTVPDADTQVVSSDDTTLLYLPLPQGRFILIQTAEQAGALSDALSLPDASDTQWTALDIEAGYAVIDAATVGEFLPQATNLQSLPRGICFKKGCYTGQEMVARAKFRGANKRAMFTLIGHSRHVPVAGDDAERQLGENWRRTGTILAAVRLSDDRVLVQIVMNNDTEEDAVFRIREDEESRLSLFPLPYSFTEEA
- a CDS encoding protein YgfX — encoded protein: MVLWKSVLRVSFNTQVFSTLIYGVLALSVLFAPWPGRTSFIWLPLTLLLIAGWGRTQYKISKRAGPASLQNQNRILWRKSEWEITKPPYITRLGIRLHLRSLTSGRQKYLWIASDSVPKEAWSSLNQLLLQYPDI
- the dsbC gene encoding bifunctional protein-disulfide isomerase/oxidoreductase DsbC, yielding MLKIVSSALALLLVFSHGAVAGESEIKAALGKMDMTATMIRPSPVPGVSAVATPQGVFYISDDGRYLLQGPMFDMSGKTPKNITNNVLLDELNSLENEMIIYKSQRGSHVITVFTDITCPYCLKLHNENKALNDKGITVRYLAFPRKGPDSAVGREMQSVWCNGFKTKALDNVFRNEPIPQIDSCNIDISKHYNLGLKFGITGTPAIVLEDGTLIAGYLSADKIAELVNK
- the fldB gene encoding flavodoxin FldB, which produces MKIGLFYGSSTCYTEMAAEKIRDILGDDLVELHDVKETDLQLMESYPVLILGIPTWDFGEIQEDWLAVWEQLPQLDLSGKIVAMYGMGDQVDYSDWFLDALGYLHQQLQSSGVKFAGYWPVDGYTFTSPKALTPDGKHFVGLALDDVNQYDESEERIATWCMQVLEEVQELL
- the xerD gene encoding site-specific tyrosine recombinase XerD; this encodes MKDAVQHSESDALTEQFLDTIWLEQNLSENTLASYRLDLQALADWLAPQDLDWLSLTTLDLQAFLAGRLDRGYKATSSARMLSSLRRFFQYCYREKLRTDDPTIQLAAPKLPARLPKDLSESQVDDLLAAPDVTDPLELRDKAMLEVLYACGLRVTELVSLSLPDVSLRQGVIRVIGKGNKERLVPMGEEAVYWLEVYLAQARPSLLNGQATDVLFPSKLGRQMTRQTFWHRIKHYAVVAGIATEKLSPHVLRHAFATHLLNHGADLRVVQMLLGHSDLSTTQIYTHVATERLRTLHQQHHPRG
- a CDS encoding succinate dehydrogenase assembly factor 2, translating into MRELDIAIMPFFQHEYDTLTDAQKQDFVQLLNCPDPDLFNWLMNKGRPDDEALYQIIRLIQERNQARMAAQNAAYYPD
- the recJ gene encoding single-stranded-DNA-specific exonuclease RecJ yields the protein MIKTELRRRDAGDYTALLSPDRPELLCRLYAARGITSAEQLERGARGLLNYGQLNGIDQAVVLLKEALHQNQRIVIVGDFDADGATSTALSVRALRRMGFRQVDFLVPNRFEDGYGLSAQVTEQARRKGAELIMTVDNGISSHDGVAAAHAAGIRVIVTDHHLPGEILPPAEAIINPNLADCGFLSKSLAGVGVTFYLMSALRASLRADDWFAQQNIAEPNLAELLDLVALGTVADVVPLDQNNRILVHQGLNRIRAGRCCAGITALLEISKRQAPALVASDLGFALGPRLNAAGRLDDMSVGVELLLTDDMAKARMLAHELDGLNQTRREIEQGMQQEALTLFSKIEHSTTEMPSGIALYHPEWHQGVVGILASRIKERYHRPVIAFAPCGDGLLKGSGRSVSGLHLRDVLERLDTLNPGMMAAFGGHAMAAGLSLPESYFPDFQHKFAALVDDMIDPGLLHGVIWSDGVLSPQDMTLETAGLLREGGPWGQGFPEPLFDGTFRLLQQRIVGEKHLKVMIEPEGGGPLLDGIAFNVDVNYWPDNSVQRVRLAYKLDVNEFRGQRSVQLLIEHIWPD